One segment of Synechococcus sp. A15-24 DNA contains the following:
- a CDS encoding heme-copper oxidase subunit III, translated as MTSVNPDIQLNHTPGHVKHDGHNMTGFVIFLCSESVIFLAFFAGYAVLKLTAPQWLPDGVEGLEVRMPLINSVVLVSSSFVAYLAERYLHKGNLWGFRAVWFLTMAMGSYFVYGQYVEWSELTFSLSSGVFGGMFYLLTGFHGLHVITGILLMGLMLARSFRPGNYDKGEMGVASVSLFWHFVDVIWILLFLLIYVWQ; from the coding sequence ATGACCAGCGTCAACCCCGACATTCAGCTTAATCACACCCCGGGCCATGTGAAGCACGACGGTCACAACATGACCGGTTTCGTGATCTTCCTCTGCTCCGAGAGCGTCATCTTCCTGGCCTTCTTCGCCGGCTACGCCGTGCTCAAGCTCACGGCTCCTCAATGGCTACCGGATGGCGTTGAGGGGTTGGAGGTACGCATGCCTCTGATCAACAGCGTGGTGCTGGTGAGCTCCAGTTTTGTGGCCTATTTAGCCGAGCGCTATCTGCACAAGGGCAACCTCTGGGGTTTCCGGGCGGTGTGGTTCCTCACCATGGCGATGGGGTCCTACTTCGTCTACGGGCAGTACGTCGAATGGTCGGAACTCACCTTCAGCCTCAGCAGCGGTGTGTTCGGCGGGATGTTCTATCTGCTCACGGGTTTTCACGGCCTGCATGTGATCACCGGCATCCTGCTGATGGGCCTGATGCTGGCCCGGTCGTTCCGTCCGGGAAATTACGACAAGGGCGAAATGGGCGTCGCTTCGGTGAGCCTGTTCTGGCACTTCGTCGATGTGATCTGGATCCTTCTTTTCCTCCTTATCTACGTCTGGCAGTAA
- a CDS encoding GMC family oxidoreductase, translating into MIIDDRHYDVIVIGSGAGGGTLAGALSRKGKTVLVLERGGAMALEDQNVADVDLFRKDRYHPKNERWFGPDGDPFAPQTTYARGGNSKIWGAVLERMREKDFTEVPLQEGVSPAWPFDYAELAPYYEQAEQLYKVHGKAGVDPTEPGRHCDYLAKPKAVEPFLEPLRAALQRQGCQPYDIPISWSDDREDPSGDAQLFGLEAGDPERLTLRDNARVLRLHVNPNGREVKAVEAELGGDIWLFRADVVVLAAGAVNTPVILLRSANSHHPKGISNGSDQVGRNLMNLQLTSILQLATERNSGRYGRSLGINDYYWGDKNVSFPLGHIQTAGGVLQDALFAESPPVLSLVSKMIPDFGLEQLASRSVAWWAMTEVMPDPHNKIWLHNDQIRINYIHNNREAHDRLVYRWIDTLKEVEKDPITKVVLKAPTHARGEAPLSVVGYGCGSCRMGDDPANSVVDAHGKCHELENLYLADASIFPSCPSVGPGLTVIALALRLADKLG; encoded by the coding sequence ATGATTATCGACGACCGCCACTACGACGTCATCGTCATCGGCAGCGGCGCTGGGGGAGGCACTCTGGCAGGTGCTCTGAGCCGCAAGGGCAAAACCGTGCTGGTGCTCGAGCGCGGCGGGGCGATGGCCCTGGAGGATCAGAACGTCGCCGATGTGGATCTGTTCCGCAAGGACCGCTATCACCCCAAGAACGAACGTTGGTTTGGTCCCGACGGCGATCCCTTCGCCCCCCAGACCACCTACGCCCGCGGCGGCAACAGCAAGATCTGGGGCGCGGTGCTGGAGCGCATGCGCGAGAAGGACTTCACCGAAGTCCCCCTGCAGGAAGGTGTGTCACCCGCCTGGCCGTTCGACTACGCCGAACTGGCCCCGTACTACGAACAGGCTGAACAGCTGTACAAGGTGCATGGCAAGGCCGGCGTGGACCCCACCGAGCCAGGGCGCCATTGCGACTACCTGGCCAAACCGAAGGCGGTGGAACCGTTTCTGGAACCGCTTCGCGCCGCTTTGCAACGCCAGGGATGCCAGCCCTACGACATCCCCATCAGCTGGTCTGACGATCGTGAGGATCCGAGCGGCGATGCCCAGCTGTTCGGTCTCGAGGCCGGAGATCCGGAGCGGCTCACCCTGCGCGATAACGCCAGAGTCTTGCGACTGCATGTGAACCCCAACGGTCGAGAGGTGAAGGCCGTGGAGGCGGAGCTGGGTGGAGACATCTGGCTGTTCCGCGCCGATGTTGTGGTGTTGGCGGCCGGGGCTGTGAATACTCCTGTGATCCTTCTTCGCTCGGCCAATTCCCATCACCCCAAGGGCATCAGCAACGGCTCCGATCAGGTGGGCCGCAATCTGATGAATCTGCAGCTCACCTCGATTCTGCAGCTGGCCACCGAACGCAACAGCGGTCGCTACGGACGATCCCTGGGCATCAACGACTACTACTGGGGAGACAAGAACGTCAGCTTTCCCCTGGGGCACATCCAGACCGCCGGCGGTGTGCTGCAGGACGCGCTGTTCGCCGAGTCGCCACCTGTGCTCTCTCTGGTGAGCAAGATGATCCCTGATTTCGGCCTCGAGCAACTGGCGTCCCGCTCCGTGGCCTGGTGGGCGATGACGGAGGTAATGCCGGATCCCCACAACAAGATCTGGCTGCACAACGACCAGATCCGCATCAACTACATCCACAACAACCGCGAAGCTCACGATCGACTTGTTTATCGATGGATCGACACGTTGAAAGAGGTGGAGAAGGACCCGATCACCAAAGTGGTGCTCAAGGCCCCCACCCATGCCCGCGGTGAAGCGCCCCTGAGTGTGGTGGGCTACGGCTGCGGCAGTTGTCGAATGGGCGACGACCCCGCCAACTCCGTGGTTGATGCTCACGGCAAGTGCCATGAGCTGGAGAACCTCTACCTCGCGGACGCGAGCATCTTCCCCAGTTGCCCCAGTGTGGGACCTGGTCTCACCGTGATCGCATTGGCCCTGAGATTGGCGGACAAACTCGGCTGA
- the gorA gene encoding glutathione-disulfide reductase yields the protein MESTFDLIVLGAGSGGLAAAKRAARHGAKVAIVEGDRVGGTCVIRGCVPKKLLVYGAQARHQLNDAPAYGLTLGSVESNVAELFRRVRAEVDRLNHLHLGFLEKAGVERIDGWGRFLSDQCIGIAPERGGPIQRELSAAHYLVAVGGRPVRPDIPGIEHTWISDDMFNLEQLPKEVVVVGAGFIACEFACILRGLGVEVTQVVRGSGLLRGFDRELADAVLEGLQEQGIHVLLERTVSAVSGQPGDLMVQLSDGLALPCGGVLMATGRRPWLDGLGLDAAGVAVEQGRISVDADSRTSVAHIYAVGDVTDRVNLTPVAIDEGRAFADATFGSRPRQVNHDLVASAVFSDPELATVGLSEEAAIDRHGVDGVVIHRARFRSMSRALPATGSRCLLKLVVEISTDRVLGCHMVGEHAAEIIQMAAIAVGMGATKADFDRTMALHPSVSEEFVTMG from the coding sequence ATCGAGTCGACCTTTGATCTGATTGTTCTGGGTGCAGGGTCTGGAGGGTTGGCCGCTGCCAAGCGGGCGGCACGCCATGGCGCCAAGGTGGCCATTGTTGAGGGAGACCGCGTCGGCGGCACCTGTGTGATCCGGGGATGTGTCCCCAAAAAGCTGTTGGTCTACGGCGCTCAAGCGCGGCATCAGCTCAACGATGCACCGGCCTATGGCCTCACCCTGGGTTCCGTTGAGAGCAACGTTGCGGAACTGTTTCGCCGGGTGAGGGCCGAGGTGGATCGGCTCAATCATCTGCATCTCGGCTTTCTGGAGAAGGCGGGTGTTGAGCGCATCGATGGCTGGGGCAGGTTTCTGTCCGACCAGTGCATCGGCATCGCGCCCGAACGGGGTGGCCCGATCCAACGGGAGCTGTCTGCTGCGCACTATTTGGTGGCTGTTGGAGGGCGGCCGGTACGCCCGGATATTCCCGGGATTGAGCACACCTGGATCAGCGATGACATGTTCAACCTGGAGCAGTTGCCGAAGGAGGTGGTGGTGGTGGGAGCGGGCTTCATCGCCTGTGAATTCGCCTGCATCCTGCGTGGCCTTGGAGTGGAAGTCACCCAGGTGGTGCGGGGCTCAGGCCTGCTCAGGGGATTTGACCGGGAGCTGGCGGACGCCGTGCTGGAGGGGCTGCAGGAGCAGGGAATCCACGTGTTGTTGGAACGCACGGTGTCGGCAGTGAGCGGTCAGCCCGGTGACTTGATGGTTCAGCTGTCGGATGGGTTGGCTTTGCCCTGCGGTGGGGTGTTGATGGCCACTGGCCGGCGCCCATGGCTGGATGGCCTGGGTCTCGATGCTGCTGGTGTGGCCGTGGAGCAGGGACGGATCAGCGTTGATGCCGACTCACGCACCTCGGTTGCCCACATCTATGCAGTTGGTGATGTCACCGACCGAGTCAATCTCACGCCGGTGGCGATCGATGAAGGCCGCGCCTTTGCCGATGCCACCTTTGGCAGTCGGCCTCGACAGGTGAACCACGACCTTGTGGCCAGCGCGGTGTTCAGTGATCCCGAACTGGCCACGGTGGGCCTTTCTGAAGAGGCGGCCATCGACCGCCATGGTGTGGATGGTGTGGTGATCCATCGGGCCCGGTTCCGATCGATGTCGCGCGCCCTCCCGGCCACCGGGTCCCGTTGTTTGTTGAAGCTGGTTGTGGAGATCTCGACGGATCGTGTGCTCGGGTGCCACATGGTGGGGGAGCATGCCGCCGAAATCATTCAGATGGCAGCTATTGCCGTCGGTATGGGGGCCACCAAGGCGGATTTCGATCGCACGATGGCCTTGCATCCCTCGGTGTCCGAGGAATTCGTGACGATGGGTTGA